The DNA window GGGTCGTTTTCAAATCTCTCTGCCTTTGCAGTTGCCTCCGGGGAATAGCTAACTCCATCAGCGCCATAGACCTCCTTTGCTATGAGTTCAACCCTTTTTCGCAAAGGGGTATCCATATCATAAAGGAACCTGAAGTTAACCTTATCATTACATGCATCAAGCACTGCATCTGCAAGTTCGAGTGCCCCTTCGCCGCCTTTTAACCAGTGCTCAGATACTGCAACCCTTGCACCTGCCTGCTCACACATGCGTTTTGTTAACTTAATCTCCTCATCGGTATCGGTGTGAAA is part of the Nitrospirota bacterium genome and encodes:
- a CDS encoding formate--tetrahydrofolate ligase; this translates as FHTDTDEEIKLTKRMCEQAGARVAVSEHWLKGGEGALELADAVLDACNDKVNFRFLYDMDTPLRKRVELIAKEVYGADGVSYSPEATAKAERFENDPRFKDYTTMMVKTHLSLSHDPTRKGVPKGWALHIRDFLTYGGARFICPVAGNISLMPGTSSDPAYRRVDVDVNTGKVKGLF